Proteins encoded together in one Balearica regulorum gibbericeps isolate bBalReg1 chromosome 3, bBalReg1.pri, whole genome shotgun sequence window:
- the LGALSL gene encoding galectin-related protein, with translation MAGTVAERDAPKIEDGHLNNSLGSPVQADVYFPRLIVPFCGHIKGGMRPGKKILVMGIVDLNPESFGISLTCGESEDPPADVAIELKAVFTDRQFIRNSCVAGEWGEEQSSIPYFPFIPDQPFRVEILCEHPRFRIFVDGHQLFDFYHRIETLSAIDTIKINGDLQLTKLG, from the exons ATGGCGGGGACCGTGGCTGAGCGGGACGCGCCG AAAATAGAGGACGGGCATTTAAACAACTCCCTGGGATCCCCGGTGCAAGCTGATGTGTACTTCCCTCGCCTG ATCGTCCCCTTCTGTGGGCACATCAAAGGAGGAATGAGGCCGGGAAAGAAGATCTTAGTTATGGGCATAGTGGACCTCAACCCCGAGAG CTTTGGCATCAGTCTGACTTGTGGGGAGTCAGAAGATCCTCCTGCAGATGTAGCTATTGAACTGAAAGCCGTGTTTACAGACAGACAGTTTATCAGAAACTCTTGTGTAGCTGGAGAATGGGGGGAAGAGCAATCATCTATTCCTTACTTTCCATTTATACCGGACCAGCCTTTTAGG gttGAGATACTTTGCGAGCATCCCCGTTTTAGAATATTTGTGGATGGACATCAGCTTTTTGATTTTTACCACCGTATTGAAACATTGTCAGCAATTGACACAATAAAGATAAACGGAGATCTTCAACTTACAAAACTTGGCTGA
- the LOC142601223 gene encoding uncharacterized protein LOC142601223 gives MGQRDIPGPGDLPGGGKAGAKKRCPPCKRLRRDELSEDEIREDLSKAERQKTSPSGPHGVHPQVPRELAGGLARPLRKGDAPEDWKKAKSPWAEEQRGGRESGRAAGPRAGVVAGGTEWSRRPGRSGEPRGKGQCQQVEAGGPCPGLCPALGSPGQGSHGHPGENPQPRAPPGLRPLSVGLPPLVSWSQQPAQTAARSCAGTQQRWEEAGSGRAATSTGTGSPLPILAVAGWCKSLVPGEEPPVPGAMGQANCCCGSRKALSQAEAVLSADVRLSQGRKRSTRRLLLLQEELVVAKLQGGTSVRPQLRLALEQLWVLSGGKEAAGEEEEEEQEGSSVDRSSLVFVWPSGSCIATFGRVALHGALPCCPSSVSLPTGQGCAGARLCPRAGGQRGLTLFLLLSVCSSRALKELWLDTLLG, from the exons ATGGGGCAG CGAGACATCCCAGGCCCTGGAGACCTACCCGGCGGGGGAAAGGCTGGAGCAAAGAAGAGGTGCCCTCCGTGCAAGAGGCTCCGGCGGGATGAGCTGTCAGAGGACGAGATTAGAGAAGACTTGAGCAAAGCGGAGAGGCAGAAGACGTCCCCGTCGGGCCCCCACGGGGTGCACCCTCAAGTGCCGAGGGAGCTGGCAGGTGGCCTTGCGAGGCCCCTCCGCAAGGGAGATGcgcctgaggactggaagaaagcaaagagcccATGGGCCGAGGAGCAGCGCGGTGGCCGGGAAAGCGGCCGAGCGGCCGGCCCCAGGGCGGGGGTGGTGGCCGGTGGCACCGAGTGGAGTCGGAGGCCAGGGAGGAGCGGTGAGCCGCGAGGCAAGGGGCAgtgccagcaggtggaggcaggTGGTCCTTGCCCCgggctgtgccctgctctgggCTCCCCGGGCCAAGGCAGCCATGGGCATCCTGGAGAGaacccccagccccgtgcccccccagGGCTCCGCCCACTTTCCGTTGGGCTCCCGCCGTTGGTCAGTTGGAGCCAACAGCCCGCACAGACAGCAGCACGGAGCTGTGCTGGCACGCAGCAGcgctgggaggaggcaggctCTGGCCGAGCAGCCACTagcaccggcaccggcagccCGCTCCCCATCCTCGCCGTCGCTGGCTGGTGCAAGTCCTTGGTGCCCGGTGAGGAGCCTCCTGTCCCGGGCGCGATGGGCCAGGCCAACTGCTGCTGCGGCTCCAG gaaggCTCTCAGCCAGGCCGAGGCAGTGCTGAGTGCAGACGTGCGGCTGAGCCAGGGCCGCAAGAGGAGCACGAGgcgccttctcctcctccaagaGGAGCTGGTGGTGGCCAAGTTGCA AGGTGGCACCAGCGTGCGCCCACAGCTGCGCCTGGCCCTGGAGCAGCTGTGGGTGCTGAGCGGCGGGAaggaggcggcgggggaggaagaagaggaggagcaggaaggcagcagtgTGGACAGGAGCTCCCTCGTCTTTGTCTGGCCCAGCGGCTCCTGCATTGCCACTTTCGGGCGAGTTGCGCTCCACGGGGCTTTGCCCTGCTGCCCTTCGTCCGTCTCCTTGCCCacggggcagggctgtgccggCGCCCGCCTCTGCCCACgggctggggggcagcggggcctgacgctctttctcctgctctctgtcTGCAGCTCCCGGGCGCTGAAGGAGCTGTGGCTGGACACACTGCTGGGATGA
- the LOC142601337 gene encoding T-cell activation Rho GTPase-activating protein-like: protein GARALFSFAAGGSSSSSGKRRRTRLPWPFALRRSPAAAQAPGQAGCGCSRALFGQPLAAVCGEEGTLPRPIQELLAVLQQEGPSTEGIFRCAASGTELQELREALDHGAEVELGRQPALLLAVLLKDFLRSIPSKLLVNKLYEDWMAAMRRTSKEEKVAELKGVAEKLPAANVLLLKRLLSLLRHIGHSAGTSRMSPSNLAVCMGPSLLSPPHEDLLPLEAMLEATQKVKVLVEFLVENSRELFGEDTAELSRPAAEESPAPRQSSQGPHLAEQSVPAVSAEPERQAEALPRTPPSLELGVLRGAGGDTVVGSDAGEAPPALPPSTPESAADSAGRPEEMASLSGERR from the exons GGGGCTCGggctctcttttcctttgcagcaggagggagcagcagcagcagcgggaagaggaggaggacacGGCTGCCCTGGCCCTTTGCTCTGCGGCGCAGCCCGGCCGCTGCCCAGGCGCCAGGGCAGGCGGGCTGCGGCTGCAGCAGGGCGCTGTTTGGCCAGCCCCTGGCAGCCGTCTGCGGGGAGGAGGGCACGCTGCCCCGGCCCATCCAG gagctgctggctgtcctgcagcaggaagggcCATCGACGGAGGGGATATTCCGCTGCGCTGCCAGCGGGACAGAGCTTCAGGAGCTGCGGGAGGCCCTGGACCACGGCGCAGAGGTGGAGCTGGGAAGGCAGCCGGCGCTGCTGCTGGCCGTCCTCTTGAAG GACTTCCTGCGAAGCATCCCCTCCAAGCTCCTCGTCAACAAGCTCTACGAGGACTGGATGGCCGCCATGCGGAGGAccagcaaggaggagaaggtggcagAGCTGAAAGG AGTGGCCGAGAAGCTGCCCGCGGCCAACGTCCTCCTCCTGAAGcggctgctctccctcctccggCACATCGGCCACAGCGCAGGCACCAGCAGGATGAGCCCCAGCAACCTGGCCGTCTGCATGGGGCCCAGCCTGCTGAGCCCACCGCACGAGGACCTGCTCCCGCTGGAGGCCATGCTGGAGGCGACCCAGAAG GTGAAGGTGCTGGTGGAGTTCCTGGTGGAGAACTCCAGGGAACTCTTTGGGGAGGACACCGCTGAGCTTTCCCGTCCAGCAGCCGAGGAGTCGCCAgcccccaggcagagctcccaAG GCCCACATTTGGCAGAACAAAGCGTCCCTGCGGTCAGTGCAGAGCCCGAGCGTCAGGCAGAAGCCTTGCCACGCACACCCCCCTCTCTAGAGCTCGGTGTCCTCCGAGGAGCCGGGGGAGATACGGTGGTGGGGTCTGACGCGGGAGAG GCACCTCCGGCTTTGCCTCCGAGCACCCCCGAGAGCGCGGCAGACTCCGCGGGGCGCCCCGAAGAAATGGCGAGCCTTTCAGGGGAAAGAAGGTAA